In a genomic window of Bradyrhizobium ontarionense:
- a CDS encoding methylated-DNA--[protein]-cysteine S-methyltransferase: MMTLAIHDSALAKPGPQQSAALRDYDSVRRAIAYISEHWRRQPAIEDMADAASVTPDELHHLFRRWAGLTPKAFMQALTLDHAKGLLKDSASVLDAALDSGLSGPGRLHDLFVTHEAMSPGEWKTGGAGTTLRYGFHPCPFGLALVMATPRGLAGLAFADPGEEASALADMKSRWPRATYVEDVPGTSALAQRIFDKGLWRPDQPLRVVLIGTDFEVRVWETLLKIPMGRAVCYSDIATRLESPKASRAVGAAVGKNPISFVVPCHRALGKSGALTGYHWGLTRKQAMLGWEAGQVGIG; encoded by the coding sequence ATGATGACCCTCGCCATTCATGATTCCGCCCTGGCCAAGCCAGGCCCGCAACAATCGGCCGCGCTGCGCGACTATGATTCGGTGCGCCGCGCGATCGCCTACATCTCCGAACATTGGCGCCGGCAGCCGGCCATCGAGGACATGGCGGATGCCGCCAGCGTCACGCCGGACGAGCTGCATCATCTGTTCCGGCGATGGGCCGGGCTGACGCCGAAGGCGTTCATGCAGGCGCTGACGCTCGATCACGCCAAAGGCCTGCTGAAGGACTCGGCCTCCGTGCTCGACGCCGCGCTCGATTCCGGCCTGTCAGGCCCCGGCCGGCTGCACGACCTGTTCGTCACCCACGAGGCGATGTCGCCCGGCGAGTGGAAGACCGGCGGCGCCGGCACCACGCTGCGCTATGGCTTCCATCCCTGCCCGTTCGGCTTGGCCTTGGTCATGGCCACCCCCCGCGGCCTCGCCGGCCTCGCCTTCGCCGATCCCGGCGAGGAGGCCTCCGCGCTCGCCGACATGAAGAGCCGCTGGCCGCGCGCCACCTACGTCGAGGACGTCCCCGGCACGTCAGCGCTGGCGCAACGCATCTTCGACAAGGGTCTGTGGCGCCCCGACCAGCCGCTGCGCGTCGTCCTGATCGGCACCGATTTCGAGGTCCGCGTCTGGGAGACCCTGCTCAAGATCCCGATGGGCCGCGCCGTCTGCTACTCGGACATCGCGACAAGGCTGGAGTCACCGAAGGCCTCGCGCGCAGTCGGCGCAGCCGTCGGCAAGAACCCGATCTCCTTCGTGGTCCCGTGCCATCGGGCGCTCGGCAAGAGCGGCGCGTTGACGGGCTACCACTGGGGCCTGACGCGCAAGCAGGCGATGCTCGGCTGGGAGGCCGGGCAGGTGGGGATTGGGTAG
- the nth gene encoding endonuclease III → MAKITRPQRAKVAPVRASSKPAPKPAPKKASNKAVTAAKLSSAKPKTVTSKTVTSKAAKTKTAKTKTAKPTASSARPVKTVLKAAKPWTPAEIRDAFSRFANANPEPKGELEHLNPYTLLVAVVLSAQATDAGVNRATRPLFAVADTPQKMIALGEEKLREYIKTIGLYRTKARNVIALSEKLIAEFGGEVPRTRAELESLPGAGRKTANVVLNMAFGEHTMAVDTHVFRVGNRTGLAPGKTPLEVELGLEKVIPAEFMLHAHHWLILHGRYTCLARKPRCEFCLIKDLCRWPEKTA, encoded by the coding sequence ATGGCCAAAATCACCCGTCCCCAACGCGCCAAGGTTGCGCCGGTTCGCGCTTCGTCCAAACCGGCTCCGAAGCCGGCGCCCAAAAAGGCGTCGAACAAGGCCGTCACGGCTGCCAAGCTCAGCTCTGCCAAACCCAAGACCGTCACGTCGAAGACCGTCACGTCGAAGGCCGCCAAGACGAAGACTGCAAAGACGAAGACCGCAAAGCCGACGGCCTCGTCCGCCAGGCCGGTCAAGACAGTGTTGAAGGCGGCGAAGCCCTGGACGCCGGCCGAGATCCGCGACGCCTTCAGCCGGTTCGCCAACGCCAATCCGGAGCCGAAGGGCGAGCTGGAGCACCTCAATCCCTACACCTTGCTGGTCGCGGTGGTGCTGTCGGCACAGGCGACCGACGCCGGCGTCAACCGGGCGACGCGGCCGCTGTTCGCCGTCGCCGACACCCCGCAGAAGATGATCGCGCTCGGTGAGGAAAAACTCCGCGAGTACATCAAGACCATCGGGCTGTACCGCACCAAGGCCAGGAACGTGATCGCGCTGTCCGAGAAGCTGATCGCCGAGTTCGGCGGCGAGGTGCCGCGCACCCGCGCTGAGCTGGAGTCGCTGCCCGGCGCCGGCCGCAAGACCGCGAACGTCGTGCTCAACATGGCGTTCGGCGAGCACACGATGGCGGTCGACACCCACGTGTTCCGCGTCGGCAACCGCACGGGGTTGGCGCCGGGCAAGACGCCGCTGGAGGTCGAGCTTGGGCTCGAGAAGGTGATCCCGGCGGAGTTCATGCTGCATGCCCATCACTGGTTGATCCTGCATGGCCGCTACACCTGCCTCGCGCGCAAGCCGCGCTGCGAGTTCTGCCTGATCAAGGATCTCTGCCGCTGGCCCGAGAAGACGGCCTGA
- a CDS encoding heavy metal translocating P-type ATPase, with translation MSETEHGHGVAAVTAGGCGCGSHSGAAETGHKEASAESCCSDRADSVPESDVGACCGGHTAAAPAKVKDPVCGMSVDPATSKHRFEHQGQTFHFCSAGCRTKFAADPAKYLAPAAAPAAAASCCGGHDHHAHQHDETKVIDPVCGMSVDLATSKHRFDHQGHTFHFCSAGCRTKFAADPAKYLEKREPPPEMPTGTIYTCPMHPEIRQEGPGTCPICGMALEPEVVSLDDAPNPELADMSRRFWIGTVLAAPVVVLEMGGHIVGGHGLIDPMLSNWIQFALATPVVLWAGWPFFVRGWQSVQTRNLNMFTLIAMGTGVAYVYSVIATLAPQAFPAAFRGHGGAVAVYFEAAAVITVLVLLGQVLELRAREATSGAIKALLQLAPKTARRLDAEGNDHEVEIAELAVGDLLRVRPGEKVPVDGIILEGRSSLDESLVTGESMPVTRNEGERVIAGTLNQTGSFVMRADKVGRETLLSQIVQMVADAQRSRAPIQRLADQVAGWFVPMVIAAAIAAFVAWYAFGPEPRFAFGLVAAVSVLIIACPCALGLATPMSIMVGVGRGAQAGVLIKSAEALERMEKVDTLVVDKTGTLTEGKPKVTAIVTAEGFEETEVLKLAASVERASEHPLAAAVVRHATERKLKLGDVTGFDAPTGKGARGTVDGKSIVLGTATYLASLGIITDTLGVESKKLRSEGATVITMAIDGKPAALFAIADPIKASTPEALKALAADGIKVIMLTGDNRTTATAVARRIGITEVEAEVLPDQKSAVVARLRASGKVVAMAGDGVNDAPALAAADVGIAMGTGTDVAMESAGITLLQGDLGGIARARKLSAATMRNIRQNLFFAFIYNAAGIPIAAGILYPVFGILLSPIIAAAAMSLSSVSVVGNALRLRATKL, from the coding sequence ATGTCGGAAACCGAACACGGGCATGGTGTCGCAGCGGTCACGGCCGGCGGATGCGGGTGTGGATCGCATTCGGGAGCGGCGGAAACCGGACACAAGGAAGCGTCCGCCGAGAGCTGTTGCAGCGATCGTGCCGATTCGGTGCCCGAGAGCGACGTGGGCGCCTGCTGCGGCGGTCACACTGCGGCCGCACCGGCGAAGGTCAAGGATCCCGTCTGCGGCATGTCGGTCGATCCGGCGACCTCGAAGCATCGCTTCGAGCATCAGGGACAGACGTTCCACTTCTGCTCGGCCGGCTGCCGCACCAAGTTCGCCGCCGATCCCGCGAAGTATCTCGCGCCCGCCGCTGCACCCGCGGCCGCGGCGTCGTGCTGTGGCGGACACGATCATCACGCGCATCAGCATGACGAGACGAAGGTGATCGATCCCGTCTGCGGCATGTCGGTCGATCTCGCGACGTCGAAGCACCGCTTCGACCACCAGGGGCACACCTTCCATTTCTGCTCGGCCGGCTGCCGCACCAAGTTCGCCGCCGATCCCGCAAAATATCTGGAGAAGCGCGAGCCGCCGCCGGAGATGCCGACCGGCACGATCTACACCTGCCCGATGCATCCCGAGATCCGGCAGGAAGGCCCGGGCACCTGCCCGATCTGCGGCATGGCGCTGGAGCCCGAGGTCGTCAGCCTCGACGATGCGCCCAATCCCGAGCTTGCCGACATGAGCAGGCGATTCTGGATCGGCACCGTGCTCGCCGCGCCCGTCGTCGTGCTCGAGATGGGCGGCCACATCGTCGGCGGCCACGGCCTGATCGATCCGATGCTGTCGAACTGGATCCAGTTCGCGCTGGCGACGCCGGTCGTGCTGTGGGCCGGCTGGCCGTTCTTCGTGCGCGGCTGGCAATCGGTCCAGACCCGCAATCTCAACATGTTCACCTTGATCGCGATGGGCACGGGCGTCGCCTATGTCTACAGCGTGATCGCGACCCTGGCGCCTCAGGCGTTTCCGGCTGCGTTCCGCGGCCATGGCGGCGCGGTCGCGGTGTATTTCGAGGCGGCCGCCGTCATCACCGTTCTCGTGCTGCTCGGCCAGGTGCTGGAGCTGCGCGCACGCGAGGCGACGTCGGGCGCGATCAAGGCGCTGCTGCAGCTGGCGCCGAAGACGGCGCGGCGGCTCGACGCCGAGGGCAACGACCACGAGGTGGAGATCGCCGAGCTCGCGGTCGGCGATCTCCTGCGCGTGCGCCCCGGCGAGAAGGTGCCGGTCGACGGCATCATTCTCGAAGGCCGCTCGTCGCTCGATGAGTCGCTGGTGACTGGCGAGTCGATGCCCGTGACCAGGAACGAAGGCGAACGCGTGATCGCGGGCACCTTGAACCAGACCGGCAGCTTCGTGATGCGCGCCGACAAGGTCGGCCGCGAGACCCTGCTATCGCAGATCGTGCAGATGGTCGCCGACGCGCAACGTTCGCGCGCGCCGATCCAGCGTCTCGCCGACCAGGTCGCGGGCTGGTTCGTGCCGATGGTGATCGCTGCGGCCATTGCCGCCTTCGTCGCGTGGTACGCGTTCGGGCCCGAGCCGCGCTTCGCCTTCGGCCTCGTCGCCGCGGTCAGCGTGCTGATCATCGCCTGCCCGTGCGCGCTGGGGCTCGCGACACCAATGTCGATCATGGTCGGCGTCGGCCGCGGCGCCCAGGCCGGCGTGCTGATCAAGAGCGCCGAGGCGCTGGAGCGGATGGAGAAGGTCGATACGCTGGTCGTCGACAAGACCGGGACGCTGACCGAAGGCAAGCCGAAGGTGACGGCCATCGTCACCGCCGAGGGCTTCGAGGAAACCGAGGTGCTGAAACTCGCCGCGAGCGTGGAGCGCGCCAGCGAACATCCGCTGGCCGCGGCCGTCGTCCGTCATGCCACCGAGCGCAAGCTCAAGCTCGGTGACGTCACCGGCTTCGACGCGCCGACCGGCAAGGGCGCGCGGGGAACGGTGGACGGCAAGTCCATCGTGCTGGGCACTGCGACCTATCTGGCCTCGCTCGGCATCATCACCGACACGCTCGGCGTCGAAAGCAAGAAGCTGCGCAGCGAGGGCGCCACCGTGATCACGATGGCGATCGACGGCAAGCCGGCCGCCTTGTTTGCGATCGCCGATCCGATCAAGGCGTCGACGCCGGAGGCGCTGAAGGCGCTCGCGGCCGACGGCATCAAGGTGATCATGCTGACCGGCGACAACCGCACCACGGCGACTGCGGTCGCGCGCCGGATCGGCATCACCGAGGTCGAGGCCGAGGTGCTGCCCGACCAGAAGAGCGCCGTCGTGGCGCGCCTGCGTGCCAGCGGCAAGGTCGTCGCCATGGCCGGCGACGGCGTCAACGATGCGCCGGCGCTGGCCGCGGCCGATGTCGGCATCGCGATGGGCACCGGCACTGACGTGGCGATGGAGAGCGCCGGCATCACGCTTCTGCAGGGCGATCTCGGCGGCATCGCGCGGGCGCGAAAACTGTCGGCGGCGACGATGCGCAACATCCGCCAGAACCTGTTCTTCGCCTTCATCTACAACGCCGCCGGCATCCCGATCGCCGCCGGCATTCTCTACCCCGTATTCGGCATCCTGCTGTCGCCGATCATCGCGGCCGCGGCGATGTCGTTGTCATCAGTCAGCGTTGTCGGTAACGCGCTGCGGCTGCGGGCGACCAAGCTCTGA
- a CDS encoding sulfate transporter family protein, whose product MIDAAVKAISQILSPPMRSILWRSIGLALVLITVLAIGLQRLLTWLATAGEGWAEAMLGPNSHGALDVLTWIISIAAGFGVVFGGIMLMPAITSLIASLFVDDIADLVEREHYPAERPGAALPVGIAMVEGLKAAGLTILVYLVALPFVFLAGAGFVIFFLATAWLLGREYFELAAMRFRPPAEAKAMRRDNAATVFTAGLIIAAFVTIPIVNLATPLFGMAFMVHLHKRLSGPRPELLEPSPERRLRSL is encoded by the coding sequence ATGATCGACGCCGCCGTGAAGGCGATCTCGCAGATTCTGTCGCCGCCGATGCGCTCGATCCTGTGGCGATCGATCGGATTGGCGCTGGTCCTGATCACGGTGCTCGCGATCGGGCTGCAGCGGCTGCTGACCTGGCTGGCGACCGCCGGCGAGGGTTGGGCCGAAGCCATGCTCGGGCCGAACTCCCACGGCGCGCTCGACGTGCTGACCTGGATCATCTCGATCGCCGCCGGCTTCGGCGTCGTGTTCGGCGGCATCATGCTGATGCCGGCGATCACCTCGCTGATCGCGAGCCTGTTCGTCGATGACATCGCCGATCTGGTCGAGCGCGAGCACTATCCGGCCGAGCGTCCCGGCGCCGCTTTGCCGGTCGGCATCGCCATGGTGGAGGGCCTCAAGGCCGCCGGCCTGACGATCCTGGTCTATCTGGTCGCGCTGCCTTTCGTGTTCCTGGCCGGCGCCGGCTTCGTGATCTTCTTCCTCGCCACGGCATGGCTGCTCGGCCGCGAATATTTCGAGCTCGCCGCGATGCGGTTCCGGCCGCCGGCGGAAGCCAAGGCGATGCGGCGCGACAACGCCGCGACCGTGTTCACCGCAGGACTGATCATCGCCGCCTTCGTCACGATTCCGATCGTGAACCTGGCCACGCCGCTGTTCGGCATGGCCTTCATGGTCCACCTGCACAAGCGCCTATCGGGGCCGCGGCCCGAGCTGCTCGAGCCGTCGCCGGAGCGCCGGCTGCGCAGCCTCTAG
- a CDS encoding type III polyketide synthase — MDNAAALVSLATSVPPHQFRQNEVMEAARVVLSPRFPQFDTMASLFANTGIRQRYGVKPIEWYMERRGWPERTEAYLEGAEALFLDAANKALAQADLAASDIDTIVTVSSTGIATPTLEARVAGRMGFRSDVSRVPVFGLGCAGGVSGLSIAARLAQARPGTNVLMVTFELCTLAVRHDELSKANIVALSLFGDGAAAAILRAGDGGATRVEATGEKLWPDTLDIMGWSVDPEGFGVIFQRTIPDFVTENMGPAVNEILDRMKLTPGDVDRFVCHPGGAKVITALERALSLGQGTLDHEREIIADYGNMSAPTVLFVLERARARGLPPRSVLTALGPGFTASCVSLRHAA, encoded by the coding sequence ATGGACAATGCCGCCGCGCTTGTGTCGCTCGCGACCTCGGTGCCACCTCATCAGTTTCGCCAGAACGAGGTGATGGAAGCAGCGCGCGTCGTGCTGTCACCGCGCTTTCCGCAATTCGACACGATGGCGAGCCTGTTCGCCAACACCGGCATCCGCCAGCGCTACGGCGTGAAGCCGATCGAATGGTATATGGAACGGCGCGGCTGGCCCGAGCGCACCGAGGCCTATCTGGAAGGCGCGGAGGCGCTGTTTCTTGATGCCGCCAACAAGGCGCTGGCGCAGGCCGATCTCGCCGCCTCCGACATCGACACCATCGTCACCGTCAGCTCGACCGGCATCGCGACCCCGACCCTGGAGGCGCGTGTCGCCGGCCGCATGGGCTTCCGCTCCGACGTGTCGCGCGTCCCCGTGTTCGGGCTCGGCTGCGCCGGCGGCGTCTCGGGGCTGTCGATCGCCGCGCGGCTGGCTCAGGCGCGGCCCGGCACCAACGTGCTGATGGTGACCTTCGAGCTGTGCACGCTCGCCGTACGCCATGACGAGCTGAGCAAGGCCAACATCGTCGCGCTCAGCCTGTTTGGTGACGGCGCCGCCGCGGCGATCCTGCGCGCCGGCGACGGCGGTGCGACGCGCGTCGAGGCGACCGGCGAGAAGCTGTGGCCTGACACGCTCGACATCATGGGCTGGAGCGTCGATCCGGAAGGCTTTGGCGTCATCTTCCAGCGCACGATCCCGGACTTTGTCACCGAGAACATGGGGCCTGCGGTCAACGAGATCCTGGATCGCATGAAGCTCACGCCTGGCGACGTCGACCGCTTCGTCTGCCATCCCGGCGGCGCCAAGGTGATCACGGCGCTGGAGCGCGCGCTGTCGCTCGGCCAGGGCACGCTGGATCACGAGCGCGAGATCATCGCCGACTACGGCAATATGTCCGCGCCGACGGTGTTGTTCGTGCTGGAGCGCGCCCGCGCGCGCGGGCTGCCGCCGCGCTCGGTGCTCACTGCGCTCGGACCGGGCTTCACCGCCAGCTGCGTCTCATTGAGGCACGCCGCATGA
- a CDS encoding DHA2 family efflux MFS transporter permease subunit, whose protein sequence is MTEPAAPQETPSLATWLGFILMCVGMFMAILDIQVVATSLPTIQEALGISPDAMSWVQTAYLIAEIIAIPLTGLLTRVFSLRWLFVGAVSIFTAASLGCAMSGSFHVLLAFRVLQGFFGGLLIPVVFSAVFLLFPPRLHAVATTIGGVVAVLAPTIGPVVGGFITNTWSWPWLFLINIVPGIIAAVATPSLLPRERMNLLELDKLDMTALLLLAVSLASLELGLKEAPKGGWLSSNCIALLVLSASCLTLLIQRVVASPFPILRLGSFQRRSFTLGCLSSFCLGIGLFGSVYLMPVFLAFVRGHDAFEIGKIMLVTGVAQLIAAPLVTALDGKVDARLLTAFGFLLFGVGLAASAFQPATADYQEMFWPQVVRGVGIMFCLLPPTRIALGDLPQAEVADASGLFNLMRNLGGAIGIALVDTIIYGRVGIHAAAFRDRLMAGDVAAAKAIGLSPELLLNRPRGVSQDAAIAYVRPLVEKASLALCVNEAWTLLAGIALLGFILIPFARARPESPAPRVLALEAAQPALRRRLEQLGPRPR, encoded by the coding sequence ATGACCGAGCCGGCCGCGCCTCAGGAGACTCCCAGCCTCGCCACCTGGCTCGGCTTCATCCTGATGTGCGTCGGCATGTTCATGGCGATCCTGGACATCCAGGTGGTGGCGACGTCGCTGCCGACCATCCAGGAGGCCCTCGGCATCTCGCCGGATGCCATGAGCTGGGTCCAGACCGCCTATCTGATCGCCGAGATCATCGCCATTCCGTTGACCGGCCTGCTGACCCGCGTGTTCAGCCTGCGCTGGCTGTTCGTCGGCGCCGTCAGCATCTTCACGGCAGCCTCGCTCGGTTGCGCCATGAGCGGCAGCTTTCACGTGCTGCTGGCGTTTCGCGTGCTCCAGGGCTTTTTCGGCGGGCTCTTGATCCCGGTGGTGTTCTCGGCCGTGTTCCTGCTGTTTCCGCCGCGGCTGCATGCGGTCGCGACCACCATCGGCGGCGTGGTCGCGGTGCTGGCGCCGACCATCGGCCCCGTCGTCGGCGGCTTCATCACCAACACCTGGTCGTGGCCCTGGCTGTTCCTGATCAACATCGTGCCGGGCATCATCGCGGCCGTGGCCACGCCGAGCCTGTTACCACGAGAGCGGATGAATCTCCTGGAGCTCGACAAGCTCGACATGACGGCGCTGCTGTTGCTCGCGGTGTCCTTGGCGAGCCTCGAGCTCGGACTGAAGGAAGCGCCGAAGGGCGGCTGGCTGTCGTCGAACTGCATCGCGCTCTTGGTGCTCAGCGCGTCGTGCCTGACGCTGCTGATCCAGCGCGTCGTGGCGTCGCCGTTCCCGATCCTGCGGCTCGGCAGCTTTCAGCGGCGGTCGTTCACGCTCGGCTGCCTGTCGAGCTTCTGCCTCGGCATCGGGCTGTTCGGCTCGGTCTATCTGATGCCGGTGTTCCTCGCCTTCGTGCGCGGGCACGATGCGTTCGAGATCGGCAAGATCATGCTGGTGACCGGCGTGGCGCAACTGATCGCGGCTCCGCTGGTGACGGCGCTCGATGGCAAGGTCGACGCGCGCCTCCTGACCGCATTCGGCTTCCTGCTGTTCGGCGTGGGCCTTGCGGCCAGCGCGTTCCAGCCGGCCACCGCCGACTATCAGGAGATGTTCTGGCCGCAGGTCGTGCGCGGCGTCGGCATCATGTTCTGCCTGCTGCCGCCGACCCGGATCGCGCTCGGCGACCTGCCGCAGGCGGAGGTCGCCGATGCCAGCGGCCTGTTCAACCTGATGCGCAATCTCGGCGGCGCCATCGGCATCGCCCTGGTCGACACCATCATCTACGGCCGTGTCGGCATCCATGCCGCAGCGTTCCGCGATCGCCTGATGGCGGGCGACGTGGCGGCGGCGAAGGCAATCGGGCTCAGCCCGGAGCTGCTGCTCAACCGCCCGCGCGGCGTCTCGCAGGATGCCGCCATCGCCTATGTCCGGCCGCTGGTCGAGAAGGCCTCGCTCGCACTCTGCGTCAACGAGGCCTGGACGTTGCTCGCCGGCATAGCCCTGCTCGGCTTCATTCTCATTCCCTTCGCGCGCGCCAGGCCCGAGAGCCCGGCGCCGCGGGTGCTGGCGCTAGAGGCTGCGCAGCCGGCGCTCCGGCGACGGCTCGAGCAGCTCGGGCCGCGGCCCCGATAG
- a CDS encoding type II toxin-antitoxin system RelE/ParE family toxin, producing MFADDELALIETDQAGTTRLEVAVIKSARRKFTVLRAAIDDRSLRNWKSLHYQELGGDRGGQRSIRLNDQYRLVFQLDEKTEPQTVTILEIEDYH from the coding sequence GTGTTCGCCGATGACGAACTGGCTTTGATCGAGACGGACCAAGCAGGGACAACCCGGCTGGAGGTCGCCGTGATCAAATCGGCTCGGCGGAAGTTCACCGTCCTCCGGGCGGCGATCGATGATCGTTCACTTCGGAACTGGAAGAGTCTGCACTACCAAGAATTGGGGGGAGATCGTGGAGGTCAGCGGTCAATTCGGCTGAACGACCAATATCGACTGGTCTTTCAGTTGGATGAGAAGACCGAGCCGCAGACTGTCACGATTCTGGAGATCGAGGATTACCACTGA
- a CDS encoding DUF2244 domain-containing protein, protein MIPGNAFASHKTIAEAVDPELFSARLTPHRSLNRTGFVVLMVAVCAISFIGGIASLIMGAWPVLGFFGLDALAIYWAFKVNFRRARAYEEVSITLTELRLRRVSHRGHVMEWRFNPLWVKLDQVSHEEFGVENLYLVARGQRVAIASFLGPDEKASFAKALMAGLQAARRGPAYNPM, encoded by the coding sequence ATGATCCCAGGCAACGCTTTTGCGTCTCACAAGACCATTGCCGAGGCCGTTGACCCCGAGCTTTTCTCGGCCCGGCTGACACCGCACCGCTCGCTGAACCGGACCGGCTTCGTGGTGCTGATGGTCGCGGTCTGCGCCATCAGCTTCATCGGCGGCATCGCCTCGCTGATCATGGGCGCCTGGCCGGTGCTCGGCTTCTTCGGCCTCGATGCGCTGGCGATCTACTGGGCCTTCAAGGTCAACTTCCGCCGCGCCAGGGCCTATGAGGAGGTTTCGATCACGCTGACCGAGCTGCGCCTTCGTCGCGTCAGCCATCGCGGCCATGTCATGGAATGGCGCTTCAACCCGCTGTGGGTGAAGCTCGACCAGGTCAGCCACGAGGAGTTCGGCGTCGAGAACCTCTATCTGGTCGCGCGCGGCCAGCGCGTGGCGATCGCCAGCTTCCTCGGCCCCGACGAAAAGGCCAGCTTCGCCAAGGCCCTGATGGCCGGCCTGCAGGCCGCCAGGCGGGGGCCAGCGTACAATCCGATGTAG
- a CDS encoding helix-turn-helix domain-containing protein yields MNKLTVEERARILDLLCEGLSIRAVTRVAGASKNTVAKLLLDAGNVCSDYHDANVRNVRAVRVQIDETWSFTSLEQKSVEAVQGAPKGVGDTWTWTAIEADSKLIVSFLVGARDAEHSAWFLDDLMSRLANRAKLTSDGHRAYLQAEEGRSGYDIDDALLLKLHGSQSGKGTDVRYSPVAYNGTRRCREDASLDEADVSTSAVEQENPAMPMHLRRSTVLTNALSKKIQDHANAVALHVMYYNFVRIHKALSITPAMAAGIADRRWEIADITMLIESAEAKLVRRASSGQLADRPVTAASKANARSATGPRGNR; encoded by the coding sequence ATGAATAAGCTGACCGTCGAAGAGCGCGCTCGCATCCTCGACCTTCTCTGCGAAGGCCTGAGCATTCGCGCTGTCACGCGCGTCGCTGGTGCCAGCAAGAACACAGTGGCGAAGTTGCTGCTGGATGCTGGGAACGTCTGCTCAGACTACCACGATGCCAATGTTCGCAACGTGAGGGCGGTGCGGGTCCAGATCGATGAAACTTGGTCGTTCACATCTCTCGAGCAGAAGAGCGTCGAGGCCGTTCAGGGTGCTCCTAAAGGCGTTGGCGATACATGGACTTGGACTGCCATCGAGGCCGACAGCAAATTGATCGTGTCGTTTCTCGTCGGCGCTCGCGACGCTGAGCATTCAGCTTGGTTCCTGGACGATCTGATGTCGCGACTGGCAAACCGCGCGAAACTGACAAGCGACGGGCATCGGGCGTATCTCCAAGCTGAGGAGGGGCGATCTGGCTACGATATCGATGATGCGCTGCTTTTGAAGCTGCATGGCTCGCAGAGCGGAAAAGGAACAGACGTTCGCTACAGCCCCGTCGCCTATAATGGCACCCGAAGGTGCCGCGAGGACGCAAGTCTCGACGAAGCGGATGTCTCAACCAGTGCGGTTGAGCAGGAGAACCCGGCTATGCCGATGCATCTGCGCCGCTCGACCGTCCTGACCAACGCCCTCTCCAAGAAAATCCAAGACCACGCAAACGCGGTTGCGTTGCACGTCATGTATTACAACTTCGTTCGCATCCATAAGGCACTAAGCATCACTCCAGCTATGGCCGCTGGTATCGCCGACCGCCGTTGGGAGATCGCCGACATTACGATGCTGATCGAATCCGCAGAAGCCAAGCTCGTCAGGCGCGCTTCATCAGGGCAACTCGCCGATCGCCCTGTCACCGCCGCGAGCAAAGCTAACGCCAGATCGGCGACGGGCCCACGCGGCAATCGCTAG
- a CDS encoding isoprenylcysteine carboxyl methyltransferase family protein, whose product MTFAAFVLALVTMQRLGELVLARHNTKRLRAMGAIEVGADHYPLMISMHAAWLVSLWLLGADQEVDPWLLSGFVALQGLRWWVLSTLGPRWTTRIIILPGAPLVTDGPYRYISHPNYLVVAGEIALLPLALHLPLIALLFSALNAAVLAIRIRAESEALSGVSSQTA is encoded by the coding sequence ATGACCTTCGCCGCCTTCGTCCTGGCACTCGTCACTATGCAGCGGCTCGGCGAGCTCGTGCTCGCTCGCCACAACACCAAGCGCCTGCGCGCCATGGGCGCGATCGAAGTCGGCGCGGATCATTATCCGCTGATGATCTCGATGCATGCGGCGTGGCTGGTGTCGCTGTGGCTGCTCGGCGCCGACCAGGAGGTCGATCCGTGGCTGCTGTCGGGCTTCGTGGCCCTGCAGGGGCTGCGCTGGTGGGTGCTGTCGACGCTCGGCCCGCGTTGGACGACGCGGATCATCATCCTGCCCGGTGCGCCGCTGGTGACGGATGGTCCCTACCGCTACATCTCGCATCCGAACTATCTGGTCGTCGCCGGTGAGATCGCGCTATTGCCGCTGGCGCTGCATCTGCCGCTGATCGCGCTGCTGTTCTCCGCACTGAATGCGGCCGTGCTCGCGATCCGCATCCGTGCCGAGTCCGAGGCGCTCTCGGGCGTCAGCAGCCAGACCGCATGA